From a single Nostoc sp. MS1 genomic region:
- a CDS encoding CHAT domain-containing protein → MARKKSKFIRRIGVFLLSILLSVSLTLILQWHVVQASPTPHSQLIQQGKELYQEQRYIEAVNIWQAALKAETDVLSQAMVLNYLSLAYQELGQWQQANQTINSSLDLIRKSTQTKPAKLILAQALNTQGSLQLAQGKAQEALNTWQQATAIYTTAGNVQGRIGSLINQAQAQQALGLYLQARKTLLQIEEVLEQQPDKQLQTTGLRSLGNTLRLLGALDDSQRILQRGLNIASGISKHELSQTLISLGNTAYAQGNKETALKYYEQAAATATIPITQVQAQINQLNLLIATEQRQKAVSLATQVQQNLTKLSPSRTTIYASINLAKSLMQVTKQPEQSAKLLATAVRQASSLGDRQAESYALGYLGGMYEQTQQWSNAQQLTQQALQLAQAINAPEIAYQWQWQLGRIFKAQGAIKPATAAYEVAFTTLKSLRSDLVAINSDIQFSFRETVEPVYREYVELLLNPGINLEPTQQQLKLARQVIESLQLAELDNFFRSACLQGQIVPVEEIQQSAAALIYPIILPDRLEVILSLPQQTLRHYATNISQNEVEQTIEQLRQNLEKPYTTPEGKTLSAKVYDWLIRPVETQLSQTQVQTLVFVLDGSLRNVPMAALYDGQQYLVEKYSIALTPGLELLGPRPLRQSELKTLVAGLTEARHGFNSLPNVGEELKAVESQVPTQVLLNQTFTSSALQKQIESLPFSIVHLATHGQFSSNVEETFVLAWDKPVKVNELKELLRNRNQTTSEPIELLVLSACETAAGDKRAALGLAGIAIQAGARSTLASLWSLDDESGARLVSQFYKELATKQVTKAEALRQAQLSLLKDPDYRHPIYWASYVLLGNWL, encoded by the coding sequence ATGGCAAGAAAAAAGTCCAAATTTATACGTCGAATTGGTGTTTTTTTACTTTCTATTTTACTCAGTGTGAGTCTAACTCTCATACTGCAATGGCATGTAGTTCAAGCTTCCCCTACTCCCCACTCCCAACTAATTCAACAAGGTAAGGAATTATACCAAGAGCAACGCTATATCGAAGCGGTAAATATTTGGCAAGCTGCATTAAAGGCAGAAACCGATGTGCTTTCTCAGGCAATGGTGTTGAATTATCTGTCTTTGGCTTACCAAGAGTTAGGACAATGGCAACAGGCAAACCAGACAATTAACTCCAGCCTAGATTTAATTAGAAAATCAACCCAGACAAAGCCAGCAAAACTTATCTTGGCGCAAGCACTCAACACTCAAGGAAGTTTGCAATTAGCTCAAGGTAAAGCTCAAGAAGCACTGAACACTTGGCAGCAAGCAACAGCTATCTACACTACAGCAGGTAATGTGCAGGGTAGAATTGGCAGTTTGATTAATCAAGCTCAAGCTCAACAAGCTTTGGGGCTTTATCTGCAAGCACGGAAAACTCTATTACAGATAGAAGAAGTATTAGAACAGCAACCAGATAAACAATTACAAACTACAGGTCTGCGTAGTTTAGGAAATACACTAAGATTATTAGGGGCGTTAGATGATTCTCAAAGAATTTTACAGCGTGGTTTGAATATTGCCAGTGGTATCTCAAAACATGAATTGAGTCAAACTCTAATTAGCCTGGGTAATACAGCTTATGCCCAAGGTAATAAAGAAACTGCACTAAAATACTACGAACAAGCGGCGGCTACTGCAACTATTCCCATCACGCAGGTTCAAGCCCAAATTAACCAACTCAACTTATTAATAGCTACTGAACAAAGACAAAAAGCAGTAAGTTTAGCAACACAAGTCCAACAGAACTTAACTAAGCTATCTCCTAGCCGGACAACAATTTACGCCAGCATTAATCTAGCCAAAAGTTTGATGCAGGTAACAAAGCAACCAGAGCAATCTGCTAAACTACTAGCCACAGCCGTTAGACAAGCGAGTAGTTTAGGCGATCGCCAAGCTGAATCTTACGCATTAGGTTATCTAGGCGGCATGTATGAACAAACACAACAATGGTCTAATGCTCAACAATTAACCCAACAAGCTTTGCAACTAGCACAAGCAATTAATGCCCCAGAAATCGCCTATCAGTGGCAATGGCAATTAGGGCGTATCTTCAAAGCCCAAGGAGCCATCAAACCAGCAACAGCAGCTTATGAAGTAGCTTTCACCACATTAAAATCTTTACGTAGTGATTTAGTCGCCATTAACAGCGACATTCAATTTTCTTTCCGTGAGACTGTAGAGCCTGTATATCGTGAATATGTAGAATTACTTTTAAATCCAGGTATAAACTTAGAACCCACCCAACAGCAACTAAAACTAGCCAGACAAGTCATCGAATCATTACAATTAGCAGAACTAGATAACTTTTTTCGCTCCGCTTGTCTGCAAGGACAGATAGTCCCAGTTGAGGAAATTCAACAGTCAGCCGCCGCGCTCATCTATCCAATTATTCTCCCAGATAGACTAGAAGTTATTCTAAGCCTACCTCAGCAAACATTACGCCATTACGCCACCAACATATCCCAAAACGAAGTTGAACAAACCATTGAGCAACTAAGACAAAATTTAGAAAAACCTTACACCACGCCTGAAGGCAAAACTTTATCGGCCAAAGTTTATGATTGGTTGATTCGTCCTGTAGAAACGCAACTATCGCAAACTCAAGTACAAACATTAGTTTTCGTCTTGGATGGTAGTTTGCGGAATGTGCCAATGGCAGCCTTATATGATGGTCAACAATATTTAGTTGAAAAATATAGTATTGCCCTCACCCCAGGATTAGAATTACTAGGGCCTCGACCTCTGCGTCAAAGTGAACTGAAAACCTTAGTTGCAGGACTGACAGAAGCAAGACACGGATTTAATTCTCTGCCAAATGTTGGTGAAGAATTGAAAGCTGTTGAGTCACAAGTACCTACTCAAGTTCTTCTTAATCAAACATTTACCAGTTCAGCCTTACAAAAACAGATTGAATCTCTACCCTTTTCTATCGTCCATTTAGCGACTCACGGTCAATTTAGCTCTAATGTAGAGGAAACCTTCGTCTTGGCTTGGGATAAACCAGTTAAAGTCAATGAATTGAAAGAACTGTTGCGTAATAGAAATCAAACTACATCCGAGCCGATAGAATTACTTGTGCTTAGTGCTTGTGAAACCGCCGCAGGCGACAAACGCGCAGCTTTAGGACTAGCGGGTATAGCAATTCAAGCAGGCGCACGTAGTACCTTGGCTTCTCTGTGGAGTTTAGATGATGAATCGGGGGCGCGTCTAGTGAGTCAATTTTACAAAGAACTCGCAACTAAGCAAGTGACAAAAGCCGAAGCACTGCGACAAGCCCAACTCTCACTATTAAAAGATCCTGATTATCGCCATCCCATCTATTGGGCATCCTACGTCTTGTTAGGAAATTGGCTGTAG
- a CDS encoding filamentous hemagglutinin N-terminal domain-containing protein, whose product MQYTARVWSLGVHITLMLGLTFFELVSGIGGRQKVLAQIQPDTSLGSESSVLIPGVDIIQGGAVRGINLFHSFSDFSIEEGRSVYFSNPTGIENIITRVTGNNRSEILGILGVLGKANLFLINPNGIVFGQNAQLDIAGSFVASTADSISFSNGLVFSAKSPQANPLLSVNVPLGLQFGSQPGDIKLHGASLSVTDDKTLAFVGGNVSLDGTSLLSLGGRIELGGLLNSGTVGLDLSNNHLQLQFPDVERADVSLVNRANVNADTVSWGSININARNLQILEDSQLNALNDSSADAQGNILINATNSILLNGTSSAIGSLVTSLEGGTGANLIINTSSLTLVNGAQIYTVTAGQKKGGNIYIHALDSVSLDGLGFDSDYVTGIASQALGQGNSGDLILVTDKLSLTNGAQMGNLTVGTGNLGDVTIVAKDSVSLSGISILGSIVGTDGQGDAGKLSISTKSLLVTDGGQILTVTAGNGNAGNMEIIAKDVKFDSGGIRNLDTGAFSRVEPGAIGKGGEINITADSLSLQNLAQIDASTFGEGQSGNISITSQTLLVNNGAQISAGTVGQGNAANIIIYARDSAIFDGAIAKENLANGIVEYVPSGVFTSVVAGAVGKGGNFTINTGKLAITNGAELSSSTSGQGDAGNIAINAKNSILIDGFRQDGNRSSIVSAVNTGAIGNGGTIKLTTPTMSVTNGAFISSSTEGLGNAGNIEVVADTFTAASGGRLLSSTNTNNNAGDISLRVRDRITLADSDTGIFANTFANAGGNSGNIFIDPKVMIIRDGAKIAVDNQGSGIGGNIDIQAGQLILNNQAVISGETASNTGGNINLELQDWLSLRRGSVISTSAGTTQAGGDGGNINIKSPFIFSAPLENNDITANAFTGNGGRVNITTKTIFGLRTRTRADLEQLLATKDPKQLDPRSLPTNDITAISQANPSLNGQILINRPDVDPGSGLVALPANVVDASQLIAQNCQSSRQGTASKQSEFVVTGRGGLPSNPRELLSSDAIWQDLQAYVLLNESSHISQQTSSVAQLPDPIVEAQGWVTGANGQITLVAQAPMTTPHNSSLSPVSCPVAQN is encoded by the coding sequence ATGCAGTACACCGCCAGAGTTTGGAGTTTAGGGGTACACATTACCCTAATGTTAGGATTAACATTCTTCGAGCTTGTTTCTGGAATTGGCGGTAGACAAAAAGTACTGGCACAAATTCAACCCGATACGAGCTTAGGCAGCGAATCTTCAGTATTGATACCAGGGGTTGATATTATCCAAGGTGGTGCAGTTAGGGGAATTAACTTATTCCACAGCTTTAGCGATTTTAGCATCGAAGAAGGGCGAAGCGTCTATTTTTCCAACCCCACCGGCATAGAAAATATCATCACTAGAGTTACAGGCAATAATCGTTCTGAGATTTTAGGCATATTAGGAGTTTTAGGTAAAGCCAACTTATTTTTAATCAATCCCAACGGTATTGTATTCGGACAAAATGCACAGTTAGATATAGCTGGTTCATTTGTGGCATCTACCGCAGACAGCATATCATTTAGTAATGGTTTGGTATTCAGCGCCAAGAGTCCGCAAGCCAACCCCCTGTTATCAGTCAATGTACCATTGGGTTTACAATTTGGTAGCCAGCCTGGGGATATTAAATTGCATGGGGCTAGTCTTTCTGTCACTGACGATAAAACTTTGGCCTTTGTTGGTGGTAATGTCAGCTTAGATGGAACATCTTTGCTGTCCTTGGGAGGTCGGATTGAATTAGGTGGGCTATTAAATTCAGGAACAGTAGGGCTAGATTTATCCAACAATCACCTGCAATTACAATTTCCTGATGTAGAGCGTGCTGATGTATCTCTTGTTAACAGGGCAAATGTCAATGCCGACACTGTTAGCTGGGGTAGTATTAATATTAATGCAAGAAACTTGCAGATTTTAGAAGATTCTCAGTTAAATGCCCTGAATGACAGTTCCGCAGACGCTCAAGGAAATATATTAATTAACGCTACTAACTCAATACTTTTAAATGGCACATCTAGCGCTATTGGCAGCTTAGTTACATCGCTAGAGGGGGGTACAGGCGCTAATCTCATAATTAATACCTCCTCTTTAACTTTGGTGAATGGCGCTCAGATATATACGGTAACGGCTGGTCAGAAGAAAGGAGGTAACATCTATATTCATGCACTTGATTCAGTATCTCTTGACGGTCTAGGTTTCGATAGCGACTATGTTACAGGTATAGCAAGTCAAGCCTTGGGACAAGGTAATAGTGGTGACTTGATATTAGTTACAGATAAACTCTCACTGACTAATGGCGCACAAATGGGTAACTTGACAGTGGGAACAGGCAATCTTGGAGACGTAACGATTGTTGCTAAAGATTCTGTATCTTTGAGTGGGATAAGTATATTAGGAAGCATAGTAGGCACAGATGGACAAGGCGATGCAGGAAAACTCAGCATTTCTACTAAATCCCTGCTTGTGACTGATGGAGGGCAGATACTTACTGTCACTGCTGGTAATGGGAATGCAGGGAATATGGAAATAATCGCTAAAGATGTCAAGTTTGATAGTGGAGGTATCAGGAATTTAGATACTGGTGCATTTAGCCGCGTAGAACCTGGGGCTATTGGTAAAGGAGGAGAAATTAATATCACTGCTGATTCTTTGTCTTTACAAAATCTTGCCCAAATTGATGCTTCAACATTTGGGGAAGGACAAAGTGGTAATATCTCCATTACATCCCAAACACTGCTGGTTAATAATGGCGCTCAAATCAGTGCTGGGACTGTTGGGCAAGGTAACGCAGCTAATATTATTATCTACGCTAGGGATAGTGCAATTTTTGATGGGGCGATCGCAAAAGAAAATTTAGCTAATGGTATTGTTGAATATGTGCCTAGTGGTGTATTTACTTCAGTAGTGGCTGGGGCAGTAGGCAAAGGTGGCAACTTCACCATCAATACAGGAAAGCTGGCTATTACCAATGGTGCAGAACTCAGTAGTTCTACATCTGGACAAGGTGACGCAGGTAATATCGCTATCAATGCTAAAAATTCCATCTTAATTGATGGCTTTAGGCAGGATGGTAATCGAAGTAGTATTGTTAGTGCGGTGAATACAGGGGCGATTGGTAATGGCGGTACAATTAAGCTAACCACTCCAACCATGTCAGTAACTAATGGCGCTTTCATTAGTAGTAGTACGGAAGGGCTGGGCAATGCTGGTAATATCGAAGTAGTAGCCGATACTTTTACTGCTGCTAGTGGTGGCAGACTCCTATCCTCTACCAATACTAACAACAACGCTGGGGATATTAGTTTAAGAGTACGCGATCGCATCACCTTAGCAGATAGTGACACAGGAATTTTTGCCAATACATTTGCTAACGCAGGTGGCAATAGCGGTAATATTTTCATCGACCCCAAAGTCATGATTATTCGTGACGGTGCAAAAATCGCTGTTGATAACCAAGGTAGCGGCATCGGCGGCAATATTGATATTCAAGCAGGTCAATTAATCCTCAATAATCAAGCTGTCATCTCTGGGGAAACAGCCAGTAATACCGGGGGTAATATTAACCTTGAACTACAAGACTGGCTATCATTAAGACGCGGTAGCGTCATTTCCACTAGTGCGGGAACTACCCAAGCAGGGGGCGACGGCGGCAACATTAATATTAAAAGCCCATTTATTTTTTCTGCCCCACTAGAAAATAACGATATTACAGCCAACGCTTTTACTGGCAATGGTGGGCGTGTAAATATTACAACAAAAACTATCTTTGGCTTGAGAACCCGCACCCGTGCAGACTTAGAACAACTACTAGCAACTAAAGACCCCAAGCAATTAGATCCGCGATCGCTTCCTACTAATGATATCACCGCCATTTCTCAAGCCAACCCATCCTTAAACGGTCAGATACTCATCAATAGACCTGATGTAGATCCAGGTAGCGGACTTGTAGCATTACCAGCCAATGTTGTAGATGCGTCTCAACTTATTGCCCAAAATTGTCAAAGTAGTAGGCAAGGAACAGCCAGCAAACAGAGTGAATTTGTTGTCACTGGACGGGGTGGTTTGCCATCAAATCCTCGTGAATTGTTGAGTAGTGATGCGATTTGGCAAGATTTACAAGCCTACGTTTTGTTGAATGAGTCAAGTCATATCTCACAACAAACAAGTTCTGTCGCTCAACTACCAGACCCCATTGTGGAAGCTCAAGGATGGGTAACTGGTGCTAATGGTCAGATTACCCTAGTAGCACAGGCTCCTATGACAACCCCTCATAATTCCTCTTTATCTCCTGTTAGTTGTCCGGTTGCTCAAAACTGA